In Paenibacillus phoenicis, one genomic interval encodes:
- a CDS encoding branched-chain amino acid ABC transporter permease, translating into MDMILQTLPQVLVDGLTLGAVYAVVAIGYTMVYGILEFINFAHGEIFMTGAFVGTAVLLTMNSAGWLSGLPAALAYFLILAMAMLSTGLLGIGIERVAYRPLRRAPKLISLISAIGVSFLLQDIVRFIADLRTGNFIVTGISLYGENLKLGASSLWSGFDDAFLKSNTIIVVAVAVVLMAGLDFFVNRTKWGTAMRAVAQDRETASLMSINVNKVIALTFFIGSALGGGTGVLFAQQYGTIDPYIGFILGMKAFTAAVLGGIGNIRGAMFGGLFIGVLEMFSSANLSVITGGALGGEYKDVVAFLILIAVLIFKPEGLFGKAVKEKV; encoded by the coding sequence ATGGATATGATCCTGCAAACACTCCCCCAGGTTTTGGTGGACGGATTAACGTTAGGTGCAGTCTACGCGGTGGTGGCCATCGGCTATACGATGGTCTACGGCATACTCGAATTTATTAATTTCGCGCATGGGGAAATCTTTATGACCGGCGCGTTTGTGGGCACCGCAGTCTTGCTGACGATGAACTCGGCCGGTTGGCTCAGCGGGCTGCCCGCCGCACTTGCTTATTTTCTGATCCTGGCGATGGCGATGCTGTCAACCGGGTTGCTGGGGATCGGTATCGAGCGGGTGGCTTATCGCCCGCTCCGCCGGGCTCCCAAGCTCATCTCATTGATTTCAGCGATCGGGGTATCCTTTCTGCTGCAGGACATCGTCCGATTTATCGCGGATCTCCGTACCGGAAATTTTATCGTTACCGGCATTTCACTTTACGGGGAAAATCTGAAGCTAGGCGCATCCTCCTTATGGAGCGGGTTTGACGACGCCTTTCTAAAGTCGAATACGATCATTGTTGTGGCGGTGGCCGTCGTTCTGATGGCGGGGCTTGATTTTTTCGTAAACCGTACCAAGTGGGGAACCGCCATGCGGGCGGTAGCCCAGGACCGGGAGACGGCGTCGCTGATGTCCATTAATGTCAATAAGGTGATTGCGCTGACTTTCTTTATCGGATCGGCGCTTGGCGGCGGGACCGGCGTTCTGTTCGCCCAGCAGTATGGCACCATCGATCCATATATCGGGTTTATCCTGGGGATGAAGGCCTTCACCGCAGCGGTACTTGGCGGCATTGGCAATATCCGGGGTGCCATGTTTGGCGGATTGTTCATTGGCGTACTGGAAATGTTCTCGTCCGCGAACCTGTCCGTCATCACAGGCGGCGCGCTGGGCGGGGAGTATAAAGACGTCGTCGCTTTTCTGATCCTGATCGCGGTGCTCATTTTCAAGCCGGAAGGGTTATTCGGCAAAGCCGTGAAAGAGAAAGTGTAG
- a CDS encoding branched-chain amino acid ABC transporter substrate-binding protein translates to MKGKKRIAWLVSACLMIGLLSACNSSGNAAKPAAGNTSAAGGGLTVIKIASQSPLSGGSAIQGESIKLGGQMALEERQAEFKDLGFDLQFVPYDDQGDSKKGVANAELIGADQAVLAVLGHLNSGVSIPSSVVYEKYSIPMVSPASTATDFTDRKLKIANRIVARDDFQGPAGAEYAVKTVGAKNIFVIQDKTAYGQGLADAFLSSAEELGATIAGYEGITVGEKDFNGVLNQVLSKKPDFIFFGGMYAEAGLIVKQAREKGITVPIMGGDALDSSGMVDIAGDKLTEVAYSSVSTDVTKSNKDWADKYQAKFGKSVENYSAYAYDSMNIILNAVKKAIEDNGGKLPTREQVRDAVRATTDFEGIATKVSFDDKGDNEYAKVFIYKFDSPTYPGTMVSEIEQPK, encoded by the coding sequence ATGAAGGGGAAAAAAAGAATTGCCTGGCTGGTTAGCGCTTGTTTAATGATCGGGTTGCTCTCGGCGTGTAATTCGTCCGGCAACGCGGCAAAACCGGCAGCTGGAAATACCAGCGCTGCTGGAGGGGGACTTACGGTCATTAAGATCGCCTCGCAATCCCCGTTATCCGGGGGCTCGGCCATTCAAGGGGAATCGATTAAGCTTGGGGGGCAGATGGCGCTGGAGGAGCGTCAGGCTGAGTTTAAGGACCTGGGATTTGATCTGCAGTTCGTTCCTTACGATGACCAAGGCGATTCGAAGAAAGGCGTCGCCAACGCCGAATTGATCGGCGCGGATCAAGCGGTATTGGCGGTGCTTGGGCATTTGAACTCCGGGGTATCGATTCCGAGCTCGGTCGTCTATGAGAAATATAGTATTCCGATGGTGTCCCCGGCCAGTACGGCAACGGACTTTACCGACCGGAAGCTGAAGATCGCCAACCGCATTGTCGCTCGCGACGACTTCCAGGGACCAGCGGGTGCCGAATATGCCGTGAAGACGGTGGGTGCGAAAAATATTTTTGTGATCCAAGATAAAACGGCTTATGGCCAAGGGTTGGCCGATGCCTTCCTCAGCTCGGCTGAAGAGCTGGGGGCGACGATCGCCGGATACGAAGGGATCACGGTGGGTGAGAAGGACTTTAACGGCGTGCTGAACCAGGTGCTCAGCAAGAAGCCGGACTTCATCTTCTTCGGCGGGATGTATGCCGAGGCCGGATTGATTGTTAAACAGGCCCGGGAGAAGGGGATTACGGTGCCGATCATGGGCGGGGATGCGCTCGATTCCTCGGGGATGGTGGACATCGCCGGTGACAAGCTGACGGAAGTCGCGTACAGCTCCGTGTCTACAGACGTTACGAAATCCAACAAGGACTGGGCAGACAAATATCAAGCGAAGTTTGGCAAATCCGTGGAGAACTACTCCGCTTATGCCTATGATTCGATGAATATTATTTTGAATGCTGTGAAAAAAGCGATCGAAGACAACGGCGGCAAACTGCCAACCCGTGAACAGGTCCGTGATGCGGTCCGGGCGACAACCGATTTCGAAGGCATCGCCACGAAAGTCAGCTTTGACGACAAAGGCGATAACGAATATGCCAAGGTCTTCATTTATAAATTCGATTCACCAACTTATCCTGGCACGATGGTATCCGAAATCGAACAGCCGAAGTAA
- a CDS encoding GNAT family N-acetyltransferase, which yields MSSEALAPALVIRKACCDDVQHMLPLMRQLRYPMTASVLKERLEMLEGQLLLGNLVAELDGVIVGTAFLKQLQTHDMSRPVTRITALVVDEKHRGTGIGRRLIEAAEMWARERGSTDLVLSTARENHLSAKAFYEHCGFRCTGYRMNKPLN from the coding sequence TTGAGTAGTGAGGCGTTAGCTCCGGCTTTGGTCATTCGCAAGGCTTGTTGCGACGATGTTCAACACATGCTTCCTTTAATGCGTCAACTGCGTTATCCGATGACGGCCAGTGTATTAAAGGAACGTTTAGAGATGTTGGAAGGCCAGCTGTTGCTAGGCAACCTGGTTGCGGAACTAGACGGCGTGATCGTTGGGACAGCTTTTCTTAAGCAGCTTCAGACGCATGACATGAGTAGACCGGTAACCCGGATTACGGCATTGGTCGTTGACGAGAAACACCGCGGCACAGGGATCGGAAGACGGTTGATCGAAGCGGCGGAGATGTGGGCCCGTGAACGGGGCAGCACAGATCTGGTATTATCTACAGCCCGCGAGAACCATCTGTCCGCTAAAGCGTTCTATGAACATTGCGGCTTCAGATGCACCGGCTACCGAATGAATAAGCCGTTGAACTAA
- a CDS encoding ABC transporter ATP-binding protein — protein MEERFVYQDDELIDKAFDWQQFRRLFAYMKPYAKQMLPLIILMTVLGTVTKLAVPYLTSLAIDRAIAPANGQTNLSLLYGITASVLVLYLIQWASGVYRIKFTNIIGQRVIYDLRADLFKHIQKLSFNFFDKRPAGSVLVRVTNDVNSLQDLFTNGVVNLMIDCVQLAGIVVILLLINWKLGLAVMVTVPIMFLISTKLRQKIRMAWQEVRMKNSRINSHLNESIQGIRVTQAYTQERENMRYFDSMNLSNKKSWDKASAMNQAFGPLIEITGGIGTFVLFVLGVYLIQSGELTIGLLVAFSNYVGNFWDPINRLGQMYNQLLVAMASSERIFEFIDEEPNIADKPGAKPLPVITGEIRFNHVVFEYEQGRPALKGIDLEVQPGQSIALVGHTGSGKSTIINLLSRFYDPSGGSVVIDGHDIRDVTVQSLRSQIGVVLQDTFIFSGTIRENIRFGRLEATDEEVEAAAKAVNAHDFIVKLPNGYDTEVEERGNVLSMGQRQLLSFARALLVNPRILILDEATASIDTETELKIQEALKVLLKGRTSFIVAHRLSTIRSADKIVVLDHGEIRESGTHRELMERKGIYYGLVQAQFRYL, from the coding sequence ATCGAAGAGCGGTTTGTGTACCAGGACGATGAGCTGATTGACAAAGCCTTTGACTGGCAGCAATTCCGCCGGCTCTTTGCTTATATGAAGCCGTATGCCAAGCAGATGCTGCCTTTGATCATCCTGATGACGGTGCTTGGTACTGTGACGAAGCTGGCCGTACCTTACTTGACGAGTCTGGCCATCGACCGCGCGATCGCACCGGCGAACGGTCAGACCAACTTATCGCTGCTGTACGGCATCACCGCCTCCGTCCTTGTCCTGTACCTCATCCAATGGGCTTCCGGCGTTTACCGGATCAAGTTCACGAATATCATCGGGCAGAGGGTCATCTATGATTTGCGCGCCGATTTGTTTAAGCATATTCAGAAGCTCTCGTTTAACTTCTTTGACAAACGTCCGGCCGGCTCGGTGCTGGTACGGGTCACCAATGACGTCAATTCCCTGCAGGATCTGTTCACCAACGGGGTCGTCAACCTGATGATCGATTGCGTGCAGCTGGCCGGGATCGTCGTGATTTTGCTGTTGATCAACTGGAAGCTCGGGCTGGCGGTGATGGTCACCGTCCCGATCATGTTCCTGATCTCCACCAAACTGCGGCAAAAAATCCGGATGGCCTGGCAGGAAGTCCGCATGAAGAACTCGCGGATTAACTCCCATTTGAACGAGTCGATTCAGGGGATTCGCGTAACTCAGGCTTACACACAAGAGCGGGAGAATATGCGGTACTTCGATTCGATGAACCTGAGCAACAAGAAATCGTGGGATAAAGCGTCAGCGATGAACCAGGCGTTTGGCCCCTTAATCGAAATCACCGGGGGGATCGGCACGTTTGTCTTGTTTGTACTAGGCGTCTACCTGATTCAGTCCGGTGAACTGACGATTGGTCTGTTGGTGGCGTTCAGCAACTATGTGGGTAATTTCTGGGACCCGATCAACCGCCTGGGACAAATGTACAACCAACTCCTGGTGGCGATGGCCTCCTCTGAACGGATCTTCGAATTTATCGATGAGGAGCCGAATATCGCCGATAAGCCGGGAGCCAAGCCGCTGCCGGTGATTACGGGCGAGATCCGCTTTAACCACGTCGTCTTTGAATATGAACAAGGACGCCCTGCCTTAAAAGGCATTGACCTGGAGGTACAACCCGGCCAGTCGATCGCCCTCGTTGGCCACACCGGCTCAGGGAAAAGCACGATCATCAACCTGCTCAGCCGGTTTTACGATCCTAGCGGCGGATCGGTTGTCATCGATGGTCATGACATCCGCGACGTGACGGTCCAAAGCCTCCGCAGTCAAATTGGCGTAGTGCTCCAGGATACGTTTATTTTCTCGGGAACGATTCGGGAGAATATTCGTTTTGGCCGATTGGAGGCCACCGACGAGGAAGTGGAAGCAGCGGCTAAGGCAGTGAATGCCCACGATTTTATCGTGAAACTGCCAAACGGTTACGATACCGAGGTGGAGGAACGAGGCAATGTGCTGTCCATGGGTCAACGCCAACTGCTATCTTTTGCCCGGGCGTTGCTGGTTAATCCGCGGATTCTGATCCTTGACGAGGCAACGGCCAGCATCGATACGGAAACGGAGCTCAAGATCCAGGAAGCGCTGAAGGTGCTGCTCAAAGGGAGAACGTCGTTTATCGTAGCTCACCGGCTCTCCACCATCCGAAGTGCTGACAAAATCGTCGTGCTGGATCATGGTGAGATTAGAGAATCGGGCACTCACCGGGAATTGATGGAACGAAAGGGAATCTATTACGGCTTGGTCCAAGCACAATTTCGGTATTTGTAA
- a CDS encoding ABC transporter ATP-binding protein, with the protein MEVLRQLRVYYQAKLNYLVLSILCLAAATGLGLVYPMLLRKLIDDVIRPGNYGEVVWIAATAVSVVAVKALLQFLHGFFGGRLGNYLAYRLRNACYEKLQFLSFRYYDTAKTGDLMSRLTGDLEAIRNFVGFGFAQLLNLILMVTFGAAVMLSIHWQLTLITMITIPFLAGVALKFESKIHPAFQEMRLALSSLTTAVQENVTGVRTVKSFAREPHEVEKFSLRNERYKDNQIFAATLWSRFFPVMELLASISVAVLLSVGGTLVIKGSMSLGDLVAFFSLIWFIIGPMWGLGFHINNYTQSKASGERVLEILNQPIDVKDKEQAIELDPDQVRGDVRFDRVTFAYGNKMPAVVDIDFHAPPGSVIGFLGGTGSGKSTIIQLLMRAYDVNKGRILLDGQDIRELSVRSLRSQIATVFQETFLFSSSIKNNIAYGMTNVTMEEIIRAAQLAKAHDFIMELPDGYDTVVGERGLGLSGGQKQRIAIARALLKNPKILILDDATSAVDMETEQEIQSGFQEVMRGRTTFIIAHRISSLRHADEILVLNEGRVVQRGKHEELIEIPGPYQDVYRIQYADHLAGALGHEGEGDA; encoded by the coding sequence ATGGAGGTTCTTAGGCAACTTCGGGTTTATTACCAGGCAAAGTTGAATTACTTGGTGTTGTCGATTTTATGCTTGGCAGCTGCGACTGGGCTTGGCTTAGTCTACCCGATGCTGCTTCGCAAGCTGATCGACGATGTAATTCGGCCGGGGAATTATGGAGAAGTCGTATGGATTGCCGCGACGGCGGTTTCGGTTGTGGCTGTGAAGGCGCTTTTGCAGTTCCTGCACGGTTTTTTTGGCGGAAGGCTGGGGAACTACCTGGCGTACCGGCTGCGTAACGCATGTTACGAGAAACTGCAGTTTTTATCGTTCCGCTATTATGACACGGCGAAAACTGGGGATTTAATGTCGCGGTTGACCGGGGATTTGGAAGCCATCCGCAACTTCGTGGGGTTTGGTTTTGCCCAACTGCTGAATCTGATCCTGATGGTTACGTTTGGGGCAGCGGTCATGCTGTCCATCCATTGGCAGCTTACCTTAATCACGATGATAACCATCCCTTTCCTGGCCGGTGTCGCCCTCAAATTTGAGTCAAAAATTCATCCAGCGTTCCAGGAAATGCGTTTGGCGCTGAGTTCCTTAACGACCGCGGTGCAGGAGAACGTGACGGGCGTGCGTACCGTCAAATCGTTCGCCCGGGAGCCGCACGAAGTCGAGAAGTTCTCGCTTCGGAATGAGCGCTATAAAGATAATCAGATCTTCGCGGCCACGCTGTGGAGCCGGTTCTTTCCGGTTATGGAGCTGCTGGCTTCGATCAGCGTTGCGGTGCTGCTGTCCGTTGGCGGGACTTTGGTGATCAAAGGGTCGATGTCGCTCGGTGATCTGGTCGCGTTCTTCAGTTTAATCTGGTTTATCATTGGTCCGATGTGGGGCTTAGGCTTTCATATCAATAACTATACGCAATCCAAAGCGTCCGGGGAACGGGTGCTGGAAATTCTAAATCAACCGATCGATGTGAAGGACAAAGAACAAGCGATAGAGCTTGATCCGGATCAGGTTCGCGGAGATGTCCGGTTCGATCGAGTGACGTTTGCTTACGGGAACAAAATGCCGGCGGTGGTGGACATCGATTTCCATGCTCCGCCCGGCTCCGTCATTGGCTTTCTTGGCGGCACCGGCTCCGGCAAATCAACGATTATCCAGCTGCTAATGCGTGCTTACGACGTGAATAAAGGCCGCATTCTGCTGGACGGCCAAGACATTCGGGAGCTCAGCGTGCGCAGCTTGCGCAGCCAAATTGCTACGGTGTTTCAGGAGACGTTCCTGTTCTCGTCATCTATTAAGAACAATATTGCTTACGGCATGACCAACGTAACGATGGAGGAAATCATTCGTGCCGCCCAACTAGCCAAAGCGCATGATTTTATCATGGAGCTGCCGGACGGTTACGATACTGTCGTAGGTGAACGGGGACTCGGATTGTCCGGGGGCCAGAAGCAGCGGATCGCCATCGCCCGCGCCTTGCTCAAGAATCCAAAAATCCTGATCTTGGACGATGCCACCAGCGCGGTGGATATGGAGACCGAGCAGGAGATCCAATCCGGGTTCCAGGAAGTGATGCGAGGACGGACAACGTTTATTATTGCCCATCGGATCTCTTCGCTGCGGCATGCCGATGAGATCCTCGTCTTAAACGAAGGCCGGGTAGTACAACGCGGGAAACATGAGGAATTGATTGAAATCCCGGGTCCGTACCAAGATGTGTACCGTATCCAATATGCAGACCATTTGGCTGGAGCCCTTGGGCATGAAGGGGAGGGAGATGCGTGA
- a CDS encoding dynamin family protein translates to MDRTMTKTDYELQERLHQLQHLLEQEGDATAAAELREVGDKLGRRELVAAFCGHFSAGKSSLINALSGKTVMPASPLPTSANVVLIREGEPRALLTPADPAKPKVEVPVDEVVAYCRNGEEYARVELWDRVELPPRGGVLLDTPGVDSNDAGHAMATYSALHLADVVFYVMDYNHVSSETNLSFAKSLSDYGKPVYMIVNQIDKHREEELAFTAYQASVSQAFRNWNIKAQGIFYISLKKEDAPGNMLPQLRKVIRNLFARGEGLLEYSAYASAAQSVEGYLARAAAAEQSQREQLVAEAGGETDVTAMEEELRQLEMAGPSGEQVWDMRKQEWLRRISSLLETAQMMTPPLREQAGRYLESQAPGFKVKGWFAAGKTEAEKQKRQSEFLQALAEQVEAQLDWHVRQELRAIGQELEIWGEAWEQQLDERMPKPAEAWITEPLPGGAMLSGESTLHYAAAVAAGIAARYRRAAVDVIDALLAAPSPRRAAEAEAALARRAELAARLPAARALAQLDAAAEARAARCAALLGAPVPLTPGLLPEVRAEAAAPRAAGGAGAPAAAEAASTAASAAPPPQAMAAGGSAPAATAPAPAAAAQEPPAAPARGRALAAAARLAAAAERLAPHPAFGTGVRELTRRAAELRDGVFTVALFGAFSAGKSSFASALLGEAVLPVSPHPTTAAIIRVMAPAEGQRHNTAAVKFKSAEAIREDLAYSFQALGLGEWKETAWMEAVRRLKPEDIPAAGRAHYSFLQAAAAGWAESADRLGQVEVVEAEQFRSYAADEAKACFVAEIDFYYRCPLTEQGIVLVDTPGADSIHARHTGVTFQYMKDSDAIIFVTYYNHAFSRADKQLLSQLGRMKGSFALDKMFFVVNAADLASSEEELTAVVEHVRDGLRTAGIQQPNVYAVSSMRAMAARRDNTADDPGFSLFRQRFSTFLEQDLGNLAVSSAVEMMKQMQERLSKWTEAAGQSAENAEQQLAALRGRRDRFEQAVAEFLQVDIGREWSQENAELLFHVVQRVRLQALELFTEFFHPSLLQEHNGPLKRNFTVALRGWLDQVSGELERELLATTLRLERKAEALLRREAEGWCRRHEAALDMPLSYSNAETSWDTPAIPEGLLGSGSLAPETYWPYFKNPKAFFEGGGRLQLRAKLEEPLLAKLKAIVGEMEAFFREHYEHEIALRKEQTAETFRGLWAEWEQSIQGSKVSPEELARWKSILAQIGRDVEEMEAFYDK, encoded by the coding sequence ATGGATCGGACGATGACGAAGACGGACTATGAACTGCAGGAGCGGCTGCATCAGCTGCAGCACTTGCTGGAGCAGGAAGGAGATGCAACCGCGGCGGCGGAGCTTCGGGAAGTGGGCGATAAGCTGGGCCGACGGGAGCTGGTTGCGGCGTTTTGCGGCCATTTTTCGGCAGGGAAGTCGAGTCTGATTAATGCGTTAAGCGGGAAGACGGTGATGCCGGCCAGTCCGCTACCTACCAGCGCCAACGTGGTACTGATCCGGGAAGGGGAGCCGCGCGCGCTGCTGACGCCAGCCGATCCGGCGAAACCGAAGGTCGAGGTGCCGGTGGACGAGGTGGTAGCGTATTGCCGCAACGGGGAGGAATATGCCCGCGTTGAGTTGTGGGACCGGGTGGAGCTGCCTCCGCGCGGCGGCGTTCTGCTGGATACGCCGGGGGTCGACTCCAACGACGCCGGCCATGCGATGGCCACGTATTCTGCGTTGCATTTGGCGGACGTTGTTTTTTACGTGATGGATTATAACCATGTATCGTCGGAGACGAATTTAAGCTTTGCCAAATCGTTAAGCGATTATGGTAAACCTGTCTATATGATCGTGAACCAAATTGATAAGCACCGGGAAGAGGAGCTGGCCTTCACTGCGTACCAGGCATCGGTCAGTCAGGCGTTCCGGAACTGGAATATTAAGGCGCAGGGGATTTTTTATATCTCGCTTAAAAAAGAGGACGCTCCTGGCAATATGCTTCCGCAGTTACGGAAAGTGATCCGCAATTTGTTTGCACGGGGAGAAGGCTTGCTGGAGTATAGCGCTTATGCTTCAGCCGCCCAGTCGGTTGAAGGTTATCTGGCCCGTGCGGCTGCGGCGGAGCAGTCCCAGCGTGAGCAGTTGGTGGCGGAAGCCGGCGGGGAAACGGACGTGACCGCGATGGAAGAAGAGCTGCGGCAGCTGGAAATGGCGGGGCCGTCGGGAGAGCAGGTATGGGATATGCGGAAGCAGGAGTGGCTGCGCCGCATCAGCAGCCTGTTGGAAACGGCCCAAATGATGACGCCGCCGTTGCGGGAGCAGGCGGGGCGTTATTTAGAGAGTCAGGCGCCGGGCTTTAAAGTGAAGGGCTGGTTCGCTGCCGGGAAGACGGAAGCGGAGAAGCAGAAGCGGCAAAGCGAGTTTTTGCAGGCGTTAGCCGAACAAGTCGAAGCGCAGCTGGACTGGCATGTGCGCCAGGAGCTGCGGGCGATCGGCCAAGAGCTGGAGATTTGGGGCGAAGCCTGGGAGCAGCAGCTCGACGAGCGGATGCCAAAGCCGGCGGAGGCGTGGATCACGGAGCCGCTTCCAGGCGGGGCGATGCTGTCCGGCGAGTCGACGCTGCACTACGCGGCAGCGGTGGCCGCAGGCATCGCCGCGCGCTATCGCCGCGCGGCCGTGGACGTGATCGACGCGCTGCTCGCCGCGCCGTCGCCGCGCCGCGCCGCCGAGGCGGAGGCGGCGCTCGCCCGGCGCGCCGAGCTGGCGGCGCGCCTTCCCGCGGCCCGCGCCCTAGCGCAGCTGGACGCGGCCGCCGAGGCGCGCGCAGCGCGCTGTGCCGCGCTGCTGGGCGCGCCCGTGCCCCTCACCCCCGGCCTGCTGCCGGAGGTGAGGGCAGAGGCGGCCGCGCCGCGCGCAGCAGGCGGCGCGGGAGCGCCTGCGGCGGCTGAGGCAGCGAGCACCGCTGCCTCAGCCGCACCGCCGCCGCAGGCGATGGCCGCCGGGGGCAGTGCCCCGGCGGCAACGGCGCCCGCGCCAGCCGCGGCGGCGCAAGAGCCGCCGGCTGCGCCTGCGCGCGGGCGCGCGCTTGCCGCCGCCGCACGCCTGGCGGCTGCGGCGGAGCGGCTGGCTCCCCACCCGGCCTTCGGCACCGGGGTGCGGGAGCTGACCCGGCGCGCCGCCGAGCTGCGCGACGGCGTCTTCACCGTGGCGCTGTTCGGAGCGTTCAGCGCCGGAAAATCGTCCTTCGCCAGCGCTTTGCTCGGCGAAGCGGTGTTGCCCGTCTCGCCGCATCCGACCACCGCGGCGATCATCCGCGTGATGGCGCCGGCAGAAGGTCAGCGCCATAACACGGCCGCCGTCAAATTCAAGAGCGCCGAGGCGATCCGCGAAGACTTGGCCTACTCCTTCCAAGCCCTCGGCTTAGGGGAATGGAAGGAGACGGCCTGGATGGAGGCGGTACGGCGCTTGAAGCCCGAAGACATTCCGGCGGCCGGCCGAGCGCACTACAGCTTCTTGCAAGCTGCAGCTGCTGGATGGGCAGAATCCGCTGATCGGCTTGGGCAGGTGGAGGTCGTGGAAGCGGAGCAGTTCCGCAGCTATGCGGCAGACGAAGCGAAAGCCTGCTTCGTAGCGGAAATCGATTTTTATTACCGCTGTCCGTTAACTGAACAAGGCATCGTGCTGGTGGATACCCCGGGGGCCGATTCGATCCATGCCCGCCATACCGGAGTCACGTTCCAATATATGAAGGATTCCGATGCGATCATCTTCGTGACGTATTACAATCACGCGTTCTCGCGTGCCGATAAACAGTTGCTGAGCCAGCTGGGACGGATGAAGGGCAGCTTCGCCCTCGACAAAATGTTCTTTGTCGTCAACGCCGCCGATCTCGCGTCTTCGGAGGAAGAGCTGACGGCTGTCGTGGAGCATGTACGGGATGGTCTTCGTACCGCCGGCATCCAGCAGCCCAACGTATATGCCGTATCCAGTATGCGGGCAATGGCTGCAAGGCGGGATAATACGGCGGATGACCCAGGCTTCTCCCTTTTCCGGCAACGCTTTTCGACTTTCCTGGAACAGGATCTCGGGAATCTGGCGGTTTCGTCCGCAGTAGAAATGATGAAGCAGATGCAAGAACGTTTGTCCAAATGGACGGAAGCCGCTGGACAAAGCGCGGAAAACGCGGAGCAACAGCTCGCCGCCTTGCGCGGACGCCGGGATCGGTTCGAGCAGGCGGTTGCCGAGTTTCTTCAGGTCGATATCGGCAGGGAATGGAGCCAGGAGAACGCCGAGCTGCTGTTCCACGTTGTGCAGCGGGTACGGCTGCAGGCGCTGGAGCTGTTCACGGAATTTTTCCATCCCTCCTTGCTGCAGGAGCATAACGGTCCGTTGAAACGGAATTTTACCGTCGCGCTGCGCGGATGGCTGGATCAAGTTTCGGGCGAGTTGGAGCGCGAGCTGCTTGCCACCACGCTGCGTTTGGAGCGTAAAGCGGAGGCGCTGCTTCGCCGGGAAGCCGAAGGCTGGTGCCGCCGGCATGAGGCGGCATTGGATATGCCGCTCAGCTATTCGAACGCGGAAACGAGCTGGGATACACCGGCGATTCCTGAAGGCTTGCTGGGCAGCGGATCGTTGGCGCCAGAGACCTATTGGCCGTATTTCAAAAATCCAAAGGCGTTTTTTGAAGGCGGCGGTCGTTTGCAGCTGCGGGCGAAGCTCGAGGAGCCGCTGCTCGCCAAGCTGAAGGCGATCGTTGGCGAAATGGAAGCCTTTTTCCGGGAACATTATGAGCACGAAATCGCGCTGCGGAAGGAGCAAACGGCTGAAACGTTCCGCGGTTTGTGGGCGGAATGGGAGCAGAGCATCCAAGGCTCCAAAGTCTCTCCGGAGGAGCTGGCGCGTTGGAAAAGCATCCTTGCTCAAATCGGGCGGGATGTGGAGGAAATGGAAGCTTTTTATGATAAATAG
- a CDS encoding helix-turn-helix transcriptional regulator: MTEPISYTAEEIAKLLKVSKLTVYDLIKKGELPAYRVGKQMRVDSTDLEAYKQRAKGGATPHAAAGVPVFQVPYTVPPRPDVDGGEALGARTLVITGQDPGLDLLAKALESRLRGCRPLRSFASSMDSLVAMYNGAADIVSTHLYDGDTGEYNLPYIRKLFISLPYMVLNFAARRAGFYVKQGNPLGIRSWEDLTRPGIRLINREKGSGARVLLDEQLRKHGISPDSIIGYNQEETSHMGLGGRIALGQADVGIGSERPAKIAGLEFIPLTLERVDLVVLNKPENREWIAKLREALESSELRGVLSSLGDYDLSLTGKVLADREAGLY, from the coding sequence ATGACCGAACCGATCTCTTATACAGCAGAGGAAATCGCCAAGCTGTTGAAGGTGTCCAAGCTAACTGTCTACGATCTAATCAAAAAAGGAGAGCTTCCTGCTTATCGGGTAGGTAAACAGATGCGGGTGGATTCCACCGATCTGGAAGCTTATAAGCAGAGAGCCAAAGGCGGGGCAACGCCTCATGCTGCCGCTGGTGTGCCGGTATTCCAGGTGCCCTATACCGTGCCGCCTCGGCCGGATGTCGATGGTGGAGAAGCGCTCGGTGCAAGAACGCTGGTCATTACCGGGCAAGATCCAGGACTCGACCTGCTGGCGAAAGCGCTGGAATCGAGGCTCCGCGGGTGCCGGCCGTTGCGTTCTTTTGCCAGCAGTATGGACAGTTTGGTGGCCATGTATAACGGTGCGGCAGATATCGTGAGTACGCATCTGTATGACGGAGATACCGGGGAGTACAATTTGCCTTATATCCGCAAACTTTTTATTTCCCTTCCTTATATGGTGTTGAATTTTGCGGCACGCCGGGCTGGATTTTACGTCAAGCAGGGCAATCCGCTGGGGATTCGCTCCTGGGAGGATCTGACGCGGCCGGGAATTCGGTTGATTAACCGGGAAAAAGGCTCTGGCGCTCGGGTGCTGCTGGATGAACAGCTCCGCAAGCACGGGATATCGCCGGATTCCATTATCGGATACAACCAAGAGGAAACGTCGCATATGGGCCTTGGCGGGCGAATTGCCCTCGGCCAAGCGGACGTAGGTATCGGCAGTGAGAGACCGGCTAAGATCGCCGGACTTGAGTTTATCCCGCTTACCCTGGAGCGGGTGGATCTCGTCGTCCTGAACAAACCGGAAAACCGCGAGTGGATCGCCAAGCTGCGCGAAGCGCTGGAATCCTCTGAGCTGCGCGGGGTGCTCTCCTCGCTTGGCGACTACGATCTGTCGCTCACCGGAAAGGTGTTAGCGGATCGGGAGGCCGGGTTATATTAA